The Acidobacteriota bacterium region TGTTTCTCGGCGGGCATGCCTGTCTCTCGGCGGGCATACCTTGGCGGTGCCACAGCGGTTCTAGCAGCTTCGGGATCATATCAGGGGCGCAGACGCCTCCCGCGGCCTTGGCAGCCCGCTGCGGGGCCGTGCCGGAACCGTCCCGACGGTCGTTTCTGCGGATCACAGGCAGGAACCCTCTGATGGTGCAATCCCTTGCTTCGGCGTAACCCGGGAGCGGTGATACCATCTGGCGCCATGCAAATGACCTCTCGTGTTCGTGGAATCGAGGAATCCGCTACCCTCAGCGTCGCCAACAAGGCTCGCAAACTGCGTGCCGAGGGCGTGAACGTCATCGATCTGAGCGTCGGTGAGCCGGATTTCGACTCGCCGCCGGAGACGGTCACCGCGGCGAAGGCGGCTCTCGACCGCGGAATGACCCGATATACCGCCAATGCGGGCATTCTCGAGCTGCGCCAGGGCCTCGCCGCCTACTACTCCGATAGATACGGTAGCTCGTGGACAGCGGATCTGGTGCAGGTGACGGTTGGTGCCAAAATGGCCCTATTCGAGCTCGCCATGGCCCTTTTCGAGGCAGGGGACGAGGTCGTGCTGCCGTCGCCGTATTGGGTCTCCCTGCCGGAGCAGATTCGCTTCGCCGGCGGCCGGCCGGTGTTTGTACCCAGCTCTCCGGACGACGGGTTCCGCATCCACGCCGACGCGCTGCTGGAGGCGGTGTCGGAGAACACCCGGGCGGTGCTCATCAACTCGCCGTGCAACCCCACCGGCGGCATGATCACCGGCGAGGATCTCCACCGTCTGGCCCACGGCTGCGCCGATCGCGGCATCTTGCTCATCGCCGACGAGACCTACGAGCGTTTCGTTTTCGACGGCCAGGAGCCGGTGAGCGCGGCGGCGTTGGCGACGGACCTGCCGGAGACGGTGATCCTGGTGGGCTCGTTCTCCAAGACCTTCGCCATGACCGGCTGGCGGCTGGGCTATTGCCTGGGGCCGGCGCCGGTGATCAAGGCCATCGGCAACATTCAGAGCCATGCCACCTCGAACCCCACCTCCTTCGCCATGGCCGGTGCCACCGAGGCGTTGCGGCTGTCGGAGGCGTCGGTGACCGAGCGCATCGCCGAATTCGAGGCGCGCCGAGATCTGCTGGTGCCGCTGCTCAACGAGGTCCCCGGCGTCCAATGTCCGACGCCGGCGGGCGCCTTCTACGCCTTCCCCAACATCGCCGGCTGCTATCGGGAAGGCTGCAACAATTCCATTCAACTGGCCGAGAAGCTCATCGACGAAGCGCGGGTGGCGGTGGTCCCCGGTGTCGCTTTCGGCCGCGAAGATCATGTGCGCCTATCTTTCGCCTGCTCCCAGGACGAGCTCCGGGAAGCGGTGGCGAGAATGCACCGAGTCCT contains the following coding sequences:
- a CDS encoding pyridoxal phosphate-dependent aminotransferase, whose product is MTSRVRGIEESATLSVANKARKLRAEGVNVIDLSVGEPDFDSPPETVTAAKAALDRGMTRYTANAGILELRQGLAAYYSDRYGSSWTADLVQVTVGAKMALFELAMALFEAGDEVVLPSPYWVSLPEQIRFAGGRPVFVPSSPDDGFRIHADALLEAVSENTRAVLINSPCNPTGGMITGEDLHRLAHGCADRGILLIADETYERFVFDGQEPVSAAALATDLPETVILVGSFSKTFAMTGWRLGYCLGPAPVIKAIGNIQSHATSNPTSFAMAGATEALRLSEASVTERIAEFEARRDLLVPLLNEVPGVQCPTPAGAFYAFPNIAGCYREGCNNSIQLAEKLIDEARVAVVPGVAFGREDHVRLSFACSQDELREAVARMHRVLGSSQ